In a single window of the Drosophila miranda strain MSH22 chromosome XL, D.miranda_PacBio2.1, whole genome shotgun sequence genome:
- the LOC108165186 gene encoding uncharacterized protein LOC108165186 translates to MILHILSRGTLRHFSVGPLRWSKASFQKDPQTSVVLKTVAKKEPSALVVSVKAEAVCEVTKDQSQKSKKSNILNDVMKKKHNDYSKDYNEQKPGPTTISGYGQMGLPQLGKSVPWPVYRGPLLKELLEKDSTPVDVVPTNEKRKMTRRDYLRLMYKEERLKNPKEKKPVADSKMDYMEVDKKPLNPARVEFVNLKWKERQHEVGKRVQEADTKNNDSRFKMTTGLKGKID, encoded by the exons ATGATTCTTCATATTCTGTCTCGCG GTACGCTGCGGCACTTTTCCGTGGGGCCACTCCGCTGGTCCAAGGCTAGTTTCCAAAAGGATCCCCAGACTAGTGTCGTGTTGAAGACCGTCGCAAAAAAAGAACCGTCCGCCCTCGTGGTTTCAGTCAAGGCCGAAGCTGTCTGTGAGGTGACCAAGGACCAGTCGCAGAAATCTAAGAAGAGCAACATTTTGAACGACGTTATGAAGAAAAAGCACAACGATTACAGCAAAGACTACAACGAGCAGAAGCCTGGCCCGACTACGATTTCTGGATATGGTCAAATGGGGTTGCCGCAGTTGGGCAAATCGGTACCTTGGCCTGTGTACCGGGGCCCTTTGCTCAAGGAGTTATTAGAAAAGGATTCCACCCCAGTGGACGTGGTCCCCACAAATGAGAAGAGGAAGATGACCCGCCGCGACTATTTGAGACTGATGTACAAGGAGGAGAGACTAAAGAATCCCAAGGAGAAGAAGCCGGTCGCCGATTCAAAAATGGACTACATGGAAGTCGACAAGAAGCCACTGAATCCTGCACGAGTGGAATTCGTGAATCTGAAGTGGAAGGAGCGCCAGCACGAGGTGGGAAAGCGGGTGCAGGAGGCAGACACGAAGAACAACGACTCCCGATTCAAGATGACCACGGGGCTGAAGGGGAAGATCGACTAG